Genomic DNA from Theropithecus gelada isolate Dixy chromosome 1, Tgel_1.0, whole genome shotgun sequence:
AcgaaatggaatcataccatcGTAGACTGAATGCTGCTCTACGTGATCATGATCAAAGTCACTCAACAGAAAGAGACCAAGAGCTTGATTTCCAGGGCACGGTAGAGAAATTGTGTCATTTACAGGAAAATTTGAATTCTCATGTTCTGATTCTTTCTCAACAACTTTCTAAAGCTAAGAGTAAGTTCAGGGGCCTCAAAACTGAGCTCCATTACACGAGAGGCTCTGAAAGAAAAGGCTTTGGTTTTTGAACACATACAAAGAGAGCTAAACCAAACAGTGTCAAATGAAGGACATTGAAAAAATGTACACAAATGGCCaagataaagtagaaaaatgcacagaaaagcAAGTAAGATTATGTCAACTACAAAGACAAACTATGTTGCTTCAACAGCAACTGGATGATGTTCACAACAAAGCTGACaatcaagaaaaaatagtaattgaTATTCAAGCCAAACGTGATGCTACAGTACAAAATCTTCAGTCTGAGTGCATAAAGCACAGTCTTTTGCTAGAAGAGTAAGAAGATGATCAATAAAGTtaatcatttgaaagaaaaacaatgtcaatatgaaagagagaaagcagaaagagaagtaGTTGTGAGACAACTTCAACAAAAACAGGGTGATGTCCTAAACAATCAACAAAAGCTTCGCTGGATGCTTCATTGTGTCACTGCATCCGTTGAGGAAGTGAGATGCAAGATTCAAGGAAGAAATTAGGCCAGATGAGAATTCAATTTCAAGAAAAACAGTATCAACTTACAGCAACTATGAGATGTACTAAGGAGACGCAAGGCCACATACAAAAGCTCGAAACAGAAAATTCCATGTtaagaaatacaattaaaaagcaAGATGGCCAAATTGAGCAGCTTCAGAAAATCCTGCGAAGTTCAATGCAGCAGTtgttgaaagaaaatgaactacAGAAACAGATGAAGCTTCTTCTGAATTTAAATCTGGATCCTCTACAGCAGAGGTCCCCAACCTGCAGGCCACGGACAGGTCCATGACCTGTCAGGAACCAGCTACACAGCAGGAGAGTTACTGTGGATCTTCTAGATTATCTGCATGCCACGTGACTCTTATAACCAGTTTTTAAtttccacaaaaaacaaaacaaacaaacaaaaacgccTGCTTGGTTTTGGATGGGGACCTCACTATATCTATAGATTAATATGGGAAAGAATTAACATCAACAATGTTGAGTCTCTCAGCCTATGAACAAGATACTTACttaagtcttctttaatttttcttagcaATGCTTTTTAGTTATCAGTGTACAGATATTCCACATAGTTTGTCAGGTTTATtcccaagaattttatattttaatgctattgtaaatagtattatttttaaattttcaattccTAATTCTTCTAACAGAGAAacataattgatttttgtgtatcgATTATATATCCTGCAGTGTCGCAAAACTCACTTGCTGGTTTCAGTAACCTGGTAATggattttatttggttttctacatagatgatAATATCTGTGAATAGacagttttacttatttattttcaatctaaaggccttttattttcctccttccctccctctttcccccaaCTCCCAATTAAAACATGATTGCAgtggctagaatttccagtacaatgttgaatataaGTGGTAAGAGTTGACCTCTCTGTCTTATTCTCAATCTTAGGGGAAAACATTCAGCCTTTCATCATTACAAAGGATGTTAGcagaagatattttaaagatgCCCTTCAATAGGTTAAGGAAATTCTCTTGTATCCCTAGTTTgctgagattattttttaaataaagaatggtTGTtcaatctccaaaaaaaaaaaaaaaaaaaaaggacatggaCATGGAGGGGTGAGCCTTCTAGGTGTCTTATTCCAGGTTGCTGGAGCTGCTGGAGCTCACAGTGATTAGCCAAGCCTCGTATCAGTTCTAAAGAAAAGGAACCATGAGCATTCCTGACCTCCTCCATGCCCCTTCTGACACCACAGCCCTTCTGAGATCTGTCTCCAAGAGGCACCTGGGATGTGAAAGAATCCCACAGAAGCCAAAGGGGTAGCATAAAATTTCCCTTCCTGGCTGAGGACAGGTTAGGGATCTGAGCAGATGACTGGATGCTGTCAATAGCCTAGAAAGAACCTGGGAAGACTAGCTCCTCTCTCTGGCCCCGTCAGGCTTATTCACAGCTCCCCAGCCTCAGAAGACAAGACTGGcagggcacagcggctcacacctgtaatcccagcactttggaaggtcgaggcgggtggatcacctgaggtcaggcatttcagaccagcttggccaacatggtgaaaccctgtctccactaaaaacacaaatattagcacaggcatggtggcaggcacctgtaatcccagctacttgggaggctgaggcaggagaattgcttgaacccaggaggcggaggttgcagtgagccgagatcacgccactgcactccagcctgggtgacagagtgagactccatctcaaaaagaaaagataaaaaaagaccaGTCAGTCTGAGTTCTTAGCCACAGTAGGACAAAGAAAGGTTCAGCAATTAGCCACAAGCAAGGAGACAACCATCAGGTCACTTCCTTCAGTTTAGTGGTGACAGAGGAGGATCCCTAGTGGACCAGTTGGCCCTATGCAAAGAGCAGAAAGGCAATCCAGATAAACGTAATTTGTAGGATGACTCTGGAGGTCCTGGAGGGCCAGGAACACTGGCTGACAAGACAGGGTACTAATGGTGGTCAGGCAACAAGGAGGAGCTGACAGGGAACACAAGGGACAGTGAACATCCTACAGATCCAGGAAGAAGCTTCCAAAAGAGATGGGCAGGGACAGCCAGGTAGGAGATGGCTTGGCTGATGAAAATGGGGAAAACAGTCATAGGCAGTTACAGGAGGCACAACCAGAAACAGGTCAGAAAACCCTGGGTCATGAAGGAGGCTGAAGCTGTGGCTTTGGGTGGACCCAAAAACCAATGTGGGCCTTGATTCCCTTGACTGAACAGTGGGATAACAATCCCTGCTTCCTTACAAGGATGTCCATAAGAACCAGGTAAGATCATGGACACGAAAGCACTTTGTAGGTTAGGCATCAGGCTGATAAGAGATCACCTGCAGTTTATGGGATCCTCCCCAGTGTCCCCAGCACAGGCTGAGTGCAAACACCAGGACTATTTAAAGGTCACTGGGCAGGCGTGCCTACTTCCTGTTGGCCGCACAGCAGGGATCTGTCTTCCCACCCCACTCTCCCCTAGCCCAACGCCAGGGGAGAAcggaaaataaaatcagtttaaaagcaaccatttataaataatgaagaaaaaaaatatagctGAGAGCAGGATTTTCACCTCTTATGGGCTCTTGTCCAAAAAGAAATAGCAGTGTTTTCTGCTGCTGCTCTGTTCTTTCCCCATCTAGTGCCAGGAGGTCATAAAGAAAGATAtgtagggagagggagggagggatgggaaaTAAAACCCAAGAGAAAAAGAGCCTTCACCTAATGTCAGAAAACACATTCCACAGTCAGGCGTAGAATCAGAACACCAAGAATGCTTAGATTTAAATTCCAAAACAGCATATACCACCAAAAAGTGCTTCTTTTCTACCTCACTCCACGGCCAGGCTCTTCAGGGGCTTGTGTAAAGCAGAGTCACTTGTTCTTAGATGCCAGAGGAGAAGCAGACTCACTCTATGcaggacagtggtgatggtttcCACGGAGGGACAACTGGACCCCAAACCTCTGTCCCTTACTGTTGCTCCCCTGTGATCTCTGATGGGGCTGCCTTTTGCCACCTGGGAATCACTTGCACCCAAGGGTTATCTGCTGCTGCTGAACAGGTTTGTATTCATGGGAATTCAGTGGGACAACATCCAGAGAGGAAACAGGTACGTGAGGAAGATTCCATTCCACAAGATATAGAACCCACTTCTCATCCTATGCTACTGACATTCAGGTTCGAGAATGTATTGTTGCTTCCAAAAGTAACACTCAAATGTTCGAATCACAAGCAACACATTGCTGCAAGATAAAAGGCACATGTCTGTAAGACAGAGGTTTCGAAGATAGTTACAAAACTGTCCACCAGCTTCCGTCCATAGTGCCTTCCAAAGCTTCGCAAAACTGGCCATGAATTATGCAAGACACACGGCAAAACACTTCTTCACAGCATCCCtaggaaagaaaagacacaaagatGAGTGGCACATCGTCACCCCAAAGGCACTTTAGAGGGCACCCAAAGTGGAAGCTGCAGAGTAGAAAGCACCTAGATTGAAAGATCAGACCTACACAGCATCAAACTGCAGCTTCAACATTTATTAGTAGTACTATCCTGGGAAAGTTCCTTGTCCTGTTTGAGTTCcaaattcctcatctgtaagagggGATGTCCCCACTTACCCCACAGTCTGATTATGGGAATAGTCATCATAATCAGAGAAAAAGATAATATAGACTATCAGAAACTAAGAAGTCAGTCAGGACTGCTGCACTTCAATATCGGTCAAAATAACAGAATGCACTGAGAGCATTAAATATTAACTGGGACCTTTCTTCATTCTAAGCAGGCAGCAGAAGGGAGCCCACTATGGGTTCTGAGCACTTATTAATACGCTATATTAGCCTTATCACAGATATATACTGCTTGGAATTCAGTGTAGAGGGTGCAAGGAAGAGTTGGTCTTCAAGAAATTACTATTCTACCCAAGCAAGCACCTCCATTTCCACCACCACACCACATTGTGCAATGTGGCACTAGGCTTCTCATACCCCAGTTCTGTTCCACGTTCTCAACTGTGCTGCACTAAGGACACTGGGAGTCACataagggagggagaggggaatggaTGCATTTCCATGGGTAGATACTGCATTTAATATCAAGATGATTCCAGGGCAGCATTTCTTGAGACACACTCTGCACTGTAGTCCCAGAAGAGTCTCTGCACAAGAAGGGTTTTATGGCCACATAAGTTCCCCTCATGGCAGCTCACAATACACATAGCATATGGAAGGATCTAGCAAGCCAGGCAAAGAGAAACTTACCTAACTTTGCTTAACCTGTTTCTCAGATTACTTGATTATAGAACTCTTTTCTTCCACAGAAACACTATTTCCGTGGAACACCATGGGAAAAGCTATTCTAGGGGAACTTACAAATAGAAgggtggggccaggcatggtggttcacgcctgtaaacccagcattttgggaggctgaggcaggctgatgacttgaggtcaggagttcgagaccagcctggtcaacatggtgaaaccccgtctctactaaaaatacaaaaaatgagcctggagtggtggcgtgcgcatggaggctgaggcaggagaatagcttgaacccgggaggttggagactgaggtgagctgaggtcaggtcactgcactccaacctgggccatagagtgagactccatctcaaaaaaaaaaaaaaaaaaatagaagggtGGGATCTAGCTCTGTGATTCCCTCCCTACTAGAGGAGTAATTCATTTGCTCAGCACATGAAACTCACTATCCCAAATAAAATTCCATCATTCTATCAATCACTTGTACATAAATTTTATACATGCCAATCCAGATCAAGCCTGAAGCTCTGATGAATGACTCCAAGCAAGTTTCACAAATGAGACCTGTGCAACTGCATTGGCCCCATACTTAGAAGGGTTCACATTGAGTTTCATGCCTTGATTTGATGatgttgccatcttgaaattcataatcttttttttttttttgagctagagtctcactctgttgcccaggctggagtgcaatggtgtgatctcagctcactgcaacctccgcctcccaggttcaagagattctcctgcctcagcctcctaagtagctgggattacagatgcgggccaccaagcccgactaattttggtatttttagtagagacaggatttcaccacattggtcaagctggtcttgaactcctgacctcaggtgattcacccgcctcggcctcccaaagtgctgggattacaggagtgagccaccgcgcccggcctatgattTTTGAACAAGAagctcacatttttattttgcactggacCCTGAAAATTATGTAGCTGGTTCAGGGACCAAGAAATATTCAAATGTTGGCAGGCTGATCAGTATCTCATTGGATCCTCAGTTATGATGGACTCTGGCTTACTTCACATAAAAATCTAGCTTCCCAGGACATCCCTGCCCATATTCTTCTCAGAAAAGCCACCAGGCCCCAAAACCAGCCAGGTCTGCATGGAGTATTTCATAACTGTTACCCTCCTAGAATTTATCAGTGAAGCCACTCAGCTACCTTTCACTTGAAAGGCTTAACTTCGCATCCAATCACTCCTTCCTCAGCACTTTCAAATCGCTGTCAGCAACAGTCTTGGAATTTGTTAAGACATAAGAttgctcttcctccttcccaagtcatgcataatttttcatttcctcagtacagtttgttgtttttttttgagacagagtctcactctgtcacccaggctggagtgcagtggcgtgatctcggctcactgcaagctccacctcccaggttcacaccattctccagcctcagcctcccaagtagctgggactacaggcgcccaccaccacgcccggctaattttttgtattttcagtagagacgaggtttcaccgtgttagccagcacggtctcaatctcctgaccgcgtgatctgcccgccttggcctcccaaagtgctgggattacaggcgtgagccactgcacccggcccagtacagtttttttaaaaagcttgtttttaattaacaggtaatgattaaaaaaaaaaaaaaaatagaagttaaataGTTGCATtagaacaaagtcagaggcaaAGATCACGTGGCTAATTTTGAGAGGGTCATCACTGAAAGTGCTTAAAGAGGTTTGGAGTATTAGAATTTCAGAGCTAAAAGAGGGCTCTGGAGATGATCTAGACCAACTCAGTCTACTTATCAATGCTTTGAGGCCAGAGGGGTCAAGAgagttgctcaaggtcacactgctagtTAGGAAGCCCTGGTACTGCTTACTCTCCATTTATAAACTCTTGTGAAACTTTTCCAGCAGTGGGATATTTCAAGAAGCACGAATTGAGATCCCTCCATATCTTACTCAGTGATATTAAATGACATtcacctttatttaaaaaaaaaaaaaaaacaaaaaaaaaaccctactcaAAGCTACAGGTTAAAAGAGTAACGATGTGCATATATGCACTATATATAAGAGTAGAATGTTCACAGCATTGGAAATTGATGTACCTGGGTAAATATCCATCATTAGTTGTATAATTAGAGTGGGTGGTGTAGTGACCTTAAACTTACTTAAATGAGATGTATAGTATTTGTCTACTTGGCTCAAAAGACTTcagtaaagataaataaaataagatgtacTCTCTGAAAGCAGActctaaattaaaatgaatgacagAAATCGTATTTCCAAATACACAGTCTTACCTTGCAAATGGTATGAAGGAAAGGCTATAcctataatgaaaaacaaaacaaagggtcAAATGAGATGAAGGGAGTAGCAGATTATCCAACAGAATGGGCTTCTGAGCTTTAAGAGTACCTGCATCGATTTATCCAGACCCTCTCCCATCCTCAGCCTGGGGGGTGAGCATGTGCACACAAAGGCCCAcgcatatacatgtatgtgtacccagacacacacactatGGCCATGTACAGACAGGTAGCCACAGAAGAAGGGCAAAAGGTTCATGTGGCGATAACCCCTATGACCTCAGCCTCACTGCAGTACTGCTATAACCTTGAGCTAGCAGCAATCACCTAAAAGTCAGATTTCAGATACCTGGATGGCACAGAAACTCTATTCTGAAAAAgtatcaaataaaacccagaataGTTGAACcgcccccttttttttgagacagggtcatgctctgtcacctaggctgctggaatatagtggctcaatcatacctcactgcagccttgaattcctaggctcaagcttaggaggctcaagcaatccccctgcctcagcctccagaattgctGGGActaagtatgtgccaccatgcccgactaattttttaatttttttttttttgcagagaccaggtcttgctacgctgtccaggctagtctcaaactcctggcttcaagcaatcctcccacctcagcctcccaaagtcttggcattacagtgtgagccacccaTACCTGGCACAGTTGAACtcctaacattttataaattctaaaCAGAATTTAACTTCTACCCAATTGGGATAAATTTTCTGCTCTGCtcctattaattttaaaagaagagaaaagagaataaaaaagaagaagaagaaaaactgctACCAACTACTCTATGGGTGAAAATGTAGTATGTCCAAAGGTATTTTGGTAAATCCCAGTTAGCTCAGCCCTGTTGCTTAGAAGGGAACCCCACACAAGGAAGAGGCTCCAGAACTCTATAGAACCAGGCACTGTGTGTCAGGCAGGCTGTAAGCTGGTCACCCTTAGAAAAGCAAACACAGTCAGAACACGTCAGTGTTGAAGGGAATATCACTATTCAGCTGAACCCATGTGAATGCCGAACCTTTGAAACTGGATTCAAAATCAGTCTATAAGCAAAGCAAGGTGTGTGTATATGGGTACCAATTTCTGccctagaagaaaatcaaaatataaacagTCTACCACTCAAATGTGcatttaaacacacatacacacacacaaacaccaccaTCCTTCTCCATATCTTATACTTCCCATGTACAGAAGCTCAATTACTTGTCAACACAGTAAATTCCAAAAGGCAATTTGAAACTATATTTATTCCGAAGTCCAAAATTGCTAAAGGGAGGGATGGGAGTTAAGCTTACAGTCTCAAGATTCATTTCTACCAAATAGGAGTTAAACCAATTCTTGGGAACTTTAAAATGTCCAGAATCCTGTTTTCTTTGCATTGtagcaaacatttttttcaaaaataggtGAGTCACATCTATATTCAAACTGTTCTGGCAGATACCACCCCTTGATACACTTTGAAAGTACTACAGGAATGTCTTGGAACCTACAGATTCCACGTGTGTCACCACCCCCACACTCTGATGTCGTATAGGCTTGAAAGGACCAAGAACCTACAGCCCCATTCATGGTTTCACAAAATGTCTCCAGCGTCCCTTTTACTATGCTTGGCTCTGGAGTTACAATTTCCTGCTCTTCAGCTGAATTACCAAAAGTCAACAGGCCTCTAAGCACATACGCAGATCGTACAGCCCACAGACACACGTTTTTCCATTTCGTCAGTGACTGTTCCTCATCTCCTGCTGACAATTCACTCTTTGTCCTTCTGTTAAATGATTCATTCTATCACAAATGTAACACTCATTATTTTTCTTACcgctttccttttttgttaacCTCTATTGGACTCACAAGCCTTTTTAACATCCCTTATAATACTTTTATTGTCCTTGCACTTACCGGACATGAGTGGTTTAATAATATTTGTAACATCTCAAAAATCAACCATTAGTTCAGCAAAAATGCCACAGCAGGCAAGCAGCCTCCTGTGACCACTCAAGACCACTAATGCCATCTATTGGCAGTGGGCTgggttgatgggcatttgctcTGGAGCCTGACTTCACTTTCATCAATGAGAATccttaaattaaagagcttctgtgtTTTCTTAATTCTCCCACCCACAATATGTGAGTTTTATCTCCTTCGGCTACATTAGTCAGTGGGCTATGTGGGAGGGGATTGTTTAAAAGGTTACTTACCACGTCAGTGCCAAAGACTGCAAAATGCAGAAGATAAGTGCAAGTCCCTTGTTATGCcactggaaaaataataatatggttATAGGAGAGTGTGAGACAAGGGGCAAAAGCCAAAAtggttaagaaaaattaaaatatacatttacccAAAAGGCAGAACACAGGGTAAGTGCAAAACACAActaaagggagaaaggaaacatTAATTAATGACAATaacatggcagaaaaaaaaaaaaaaacacctcaaaacTTGTTATTCTTGACAAACGCACAATACTTATGCATCCTTCATCTCAAAGCAGTTAACCCACCTGAGCACCCATGTTTGGCAGAACAGTTAAAAATCTCCACGAAATCAAACTAGCCAATAAAGATTCACATAgcttaaaaagagaaagacattcttttactttcaagttTTCCCAGAACCTCTGCCCAGCAAACAAATCATATTTCAGGCCCACCCattcatccgtccatccatcttTTCATTCGAATGCACTAAAGAAAGCTTAACACAAATCTATTTTAACTCCTACCGAATGCTAGTCTCTGCAGCAGAAAGCACATGCAAGGACAAAGGTTAACATGAGATATCAATCTCACAGTCAGCATGCCAGTTATTTGTTTACCTATCACCTAACACTTTCCCTAAGGCCATTCTTAGAAAGCTCTTCCTACAGGAGACTTGTCCAGGCCATGGACATCTGAGGCTGGCCAAGGACAACTGGTGCTAGAGCAGTTAGCCATGCCTTTCCTCGCCATCCTTCTATAACAGTAACTACTCAAATATGTCCTAAACATTCTCTGTGTCCAGCATCGTGCCCAATACTCTAAAAGGAcacaaaataaatagtaaatgtgGTCACAGCTTTTGAGAACTCACCTATTTGAACAAATGAGATTAcacaaatgaaactaaaaataaaagtatgttcaTCAAGTTCCAAATGTTGTAATAGTTATAAAAGTCCAGAGAGTGCAGGTCTGGGATGATTTTGACAACCACAGGGAAGAAAATAGGCCAAAAATGAGAGGCATTTGGGGTCAATGGGACAGGAAGCTGTAACAAAGCTGAAGACAATGTTGTCAGAGCAGGGTACAAGGATGACAGGCCATATGGAGGCCATTCCCACTTTGGGGAGACTGACGAAAAACAGCAATAAGTCTCCAAGTCAGATAATAAGGAATAAAGAGGCCATTCTATAAGGCAGGACACCCACCCTAGAGAATGAGTCCTGTGTTTCTGAGTTATTCCCTCTAAGCCCTGCCTGTGTGTGGCTTCAACAGTCACCAGGAAGGTGTCTGAGCTCCCTTACTACCACCATACCACTCTGGCTAATCTGACAAGCAATGCCCTCTAGAGGTGCTTTTCAGAACTGGTAGCACCTTGACACCCACTGAAACACAAAGTAGGGGAGGAGGGGATCGCGGCATTAGGTAGAGTGTTCCCTTCTGCCACATGGTTATAGGAATAAGGTAATAAGTCAAGCTGAACGGAAAAAGAGAAGAGGTCCTTaggtttaaaaggaaaaaaatcttatacaacagaaataaaaactcccaTTTGAGAAGTCCAGCTAAAAAGCAGACCTTACCAGCACCATGATAGTTGCAATCAAACGTGTAGGTTCAAACATTCGCTTCAGCTGTTTCACTGGTCCCATGAGGAAGATGGTACTAAAAGGCAAACACACCCACACAAGCTGTTCAGAACAGAACTGCACTAGGCACACTGAGTCGCCTCCCCAAGATTTCCTGTGGCAACAGTAGCTAACATTTGAAAAGCTCTTATTCTGTAGAAGGCACTGTGCTGAAGGGCCTTTTGTACATTATTCTCATTTAATCCATCAACAACCAACCCATAAAGTAGGAACAATTACCACACAGAGCCCACAGAGTTACTTTATCCAAGGCCACCCAACTAGGGAATGATAGACCCAGGCTGTAAATGCATGTGGGTTTGACTGTAGATTCATATCATACCACTAGGTTAGATAAGCCTTCTCCTTGAGAGGTGCTACCTTGCCTCCCTGACAATACCTACTCATGGAAACAAACAAGGCTCAGGAAGTTTAACGAAAAACCATACCTTACAGGCTTAGGTAGGTTATGTTAAAAAGTagagcatttcattttctttcataatcTTCAGGGAATAATTCTAATGATGATGATATCATCATGGGTTATTTGTTGAATGTTTGCTAAATGCCAGATATTACATGTATTACCTCATTTCTTCTCAACAATTTTGTGAGTTACATATTAcacttattttagagatgagaaaatcacACAGCTACCAAAGAGCTGGTATTTGACTCTGTAGCTATTGGATTCCAAAGCTCTAAAAAGACAGTCCCAGCATGCTTGGgttttttgtctgtctgtttgtttgtttgtttgttttgagatggagtcttgctctgtcgccaggctggagtgcagtgatgtgatctcggctcactgcaacctccgcctcccgggttcaagtgattctcctgcctcagcctccagagtagctgggactacaggcacacatcaccacatccagctaatttttgtatttttagtagagacaggtttcatcatgttggccaggatggtctcgatctcttgacctcgtgatccgcccacctcagcctcccaaagtgctgggattataggcgtgagccactgcgcctggtccccAGCATGCTTTCTGTATGAATGAGAGATTGCTAGCAAGAGTAATCACAAATGAAGCAGACTGTCGTGTCTAACACATCAActtggcgtgagccaccacactcggccaataAGTCTTCCTCTCTTTGAAGTGCCATTAAGTTGCAAGGCTTCACTCTCAAGTGCCCCAACTAAAAGAACACTTCTTTAACCTACACCGAATAAGAAGCAACAGTCAAGGCTGGTCCTAAAAATTAAACACAG
This window encodes:
- the SFT2D2 gene encoding vesicle transport protein SFT2B — encoded protein: MDKLKKVLSGQDTEDRSGLSEVVEASSLSWGTRIKGFIACFAIGILCSLLGTLLLWVPRKGLHLFAVFYTFGNIASIGSTIFLMGPVKQLKRMFEPTRLIATIMVLLCFALTLCSAFWWHNKGLALIFCILQSLALTWYSLSFIPFARDAVKKCFAVCLA